A window from Salvia miltiorrhiza cultivar Shanhuang (shh) chromosome 2, IMPLAD_Smil_shh, whole genome shotgun sequence encodes these proteins:
- the LOC131009229 gene encoding wax ester synthase/diacylglycerol acyltransferase 4-like: MEEHYSEPVSPTGQYFTSSVISVSVIGVLESEIPIDNSHTFSLLKDLFLPINPRFSSLMVKDKNGKKHWKKVDVKLEDHLNLPKFPAEKSPEFYEECLTDYLSRISMEEFPQSRPLWEIHIIQYPTKNAKGSVVFKLHHSLGDGFSLMGALLSCLQRADDPQIPLTLPSMIPTGHALGSGHGFCRRFSRVLSGVVNTVVDFGWSLLKSSVLEDHKSPVRSGEDGVEFRPITITTLTFSLDQIRQIKASLHVSINDVVCGVVFLGIRMYMQAMKQELTNAKSTALVLLNTRNIRTYKTISEMVEPDDDDSSWGNRFAFLHVPLPRMAADPLSFVLKANKLVRRKKNSAAIILTGKLLDALRKLRGPEVTAKYIHSTLKNTSMTVSNIMGPVEKMALSNHPIKGLYFMVVGVPQNLTITMVSYMGRLRVALGTEKGMIDSPKLKSCLQNAFDIIFKSAISSTA; the protein is encoded by the exons atggaggAGCATTATTCAGAGCCAGTTAGCCCAACTGGGCAATACTTCACTAGCTCAGTGATTTCAGTGAGTGTGATTGGTGTTCTTGAATCTGAGATCCCCATTGATAATTCTCACACTTTCTCTTTGCTCAAAGATTTGTTTCTTCCCATCAACCCTCGTTTCTCCTCTCTCAtg GTGAAGGACAAGAATGGAAAGAAACATTGGAAGAAGGTTGATGTGAAGCTCGAAGATCACTTGAATCTCCCAAAATTTCCGGCGGAAAAGTCGCCGGAATTCTATGAAGAATGCCTCACCGATTACCTATCAAGAATCTCAATGGAGGAATTCCCTCAAAGCAGGCCATTATGGGAAATTCACATCATCCAATACCCTACCAAAAATGCCAAGGGAAGTGTTGTCTTCAAACTTCACCATTCACTTGGTGATGGCTTCTCACTCATGGGGGCTCTCCTCTCTTGCTTGCAACGAGCCGACGATCCTCAGATCCCGCTAACGCTCCCTAGCATGATCCCGACGGGCCATGCGCTTGGCTCCGGCCACGGCTTCTGCCGGAGATTTTCTAGGGTTTTGTCTGGGGTGGTCAACACCGTCGTGGATTTCGGGTGGAGTTTGTTGAAGAGTAGTGTGCTCGAGGATCATAAGTCTCCGGTGAGGTCCGGTGAGGACGGAGTCGAGTTCCGGCCGATCACGATTACTACCTTGACCTTCTCCCTTGATCAAATCAGGCAAATCAAGGCCAGTCTTCATGTG AGCATAAACGACGTGGTGTGTGGAGTGGTGTTCTTGGGGATCCGAATGTACATGCAGGCAATGAAGCAAGAGCTCACTAATGCAAAATCAACTGCATTAGTGCTGCTCAACACGAGGAACATCCGAACCTACAAAACCATATCGGAGATGGTCGAACCCGACGACGACGACTCGTCGTGGGGCAATCGGTTCGCGTTCCTCCACGTCCCTCTCCCGAGGATGGCGGCCGACCCACTCAGTTTCGTGCTCAAAGCTAACAAGTTGGTGAGGAGGAAAAAAAATTCCGCGGCCATTATTTTGACCGGAAAATTGCTTGACGCTTTGAGGAAATTGAGAGGCCCCGAG GTAACTGCAAAATACATTCACAGCACTCTGAAGAATACGAGCATGACAGTTTCAAACATAATGGGTCCAGTGGAAAAAATGGCTTTGTCTAATCATCCAATCAAAGGCTTGTATTTCATGGTCGTAGGCGTCCctcag AACCTTACAATAACAATGGTGAGCTACATGGGGCGGCTGAGGGTAGCTCTGGGAACAGAGAAGGGGATGATTGATTCTCCCAAATTAAAGTCGTGTCTGCAAAATGCGTTTGATATCATTTTCAAATCAGCCATCTCCTCTACTGcctga